ACTGTTTATAGACTCATTAGTCCTAAGTGAactctttaattatttcctaaaaCTGTTTCTTTGTCTATGTGAGACATTCTCTCTTGGCTGGCTGGTCAACTTCTACTTATTTATGTCCCAAGTGCTCTAAAAACTGGTACCTTAATGCCCCGGTGCTTAGGAAAGAGCCAACTGTTTTTGGAGATCTCACAAGTCCATATACCAAAGTagagaagatacaaagaaagaggcAAACACATCCCAAATAGATGTTTCTCTAAGAGACTATAAGCTTACAGTTTTCCATCTTGTAGATGAAAGGCATCTCTGAGCTAAGAGTCATCCTTACATCTGGCAGCCAGCAGAAATAGGAGCCCATAGAGTTAGGGATTATCCCTTTAGTGGGAGTTCCAGTACAGCAGCCAATTAAGAGTCATCACAACTGACAACAATCAGAGAAAATCCTCAATGAGAAGAGTGAGGAGCCCCTCCATCACGCATTCCCACTTTACATTGctgtacaaagtgctttgcaaactataaaacactatataaatttcaATTATGATTGGTTTAATCtacttcccagaattcttttgaggatcaaataaaataatatataaagcatttaatGATGGGAATAAGAACtctatttgtgatttcattaatatgagaactttcagatgaagaaattccttcAATTCAAGTTAGCATCTTCTCTACAAATTGTAGCCTTAGAGAGTTACTTAGACCtcagagaggctaagtgacttacccttATGTCtcagaagcaagacttgaacACAGCTATTCCTGGACTGGAGGCTGACTCCCTGTTTACTATGATAGACTGCTTCTCATAACTTTATAGTATGATAGATTTATTTAGGCTTTTACAAATGTAAACCATTTCTCCCTCTCACATCCTGAAATCCGCCTTTGCTGGGACTGTTCTTTTCCTTAGTGGTCCCTAGAGGTTCCCTCAGTAGCTGTTTCCTGGCAAAAGTATTGGTTTCAGTTTTTGTCTTAATAATCTCCTCCTAGAAGGGGATGCCTCATGCCTGACCTCAGGCAATTCTAGGAGGTCTCTATGAAAGAGAAGGGCAAGCAGCCAGGATCTTCAGAatgcctgagaaggaaatcacagCCCTCTTTCCCCTTTCAGTCTGCATACATGCTACCTCCTTCAGCTTGGCTCTAAAGAATGAGAAGGATAACTGAGGCAGGTTCAggtttcttctccctcccttttttcccctctcacttgGACCAGAGCATGTTATACTGGTTCCCCCGGCTGTCTTCCAATAACCAGGGAATGTTTGCCTTGCTTTCTCATGAGATTTGTTGTGGAGAAGTGGATTATCAGAGCTGGCAGAGAGATGGGAACAGATACTGCTTGTTCTTGGCCTATCCTCTAGCAGCCGGGGTAAAGACCTTAGTCCAGGGAGTCTCTTGGCAGGAGAAGAGATGACTTTCTGACCCCTTATACAAAGGAATGATGGCTGGGAGAGTAGACTGAGGGTCAAAAAGCCTTGGATTCACAAGTCTCACTTCTGACATATATTAACTTCATACTAAAAGTATACATATTGATGTTTCCATAAATACTTAACAGTAGATGCAACACTGGACTTGGCATTAGAAAAACCTAAGTTCAATTCTTCCCTTGGATGCTTACTAGTTTTGGGcttcctgagcaaatcacttaatctctgtatgctttagttccttcatctgtaaactgaggatTATAATAACATCTCTTttataagattgttgtgaagatcaactaAAATATCTGTTCAGCCTTTAGCACAATGTTGGGCATCTATATAACAGATCCTTAAGAGATTCTTATTCCTTCCCCTTCTAATCAGATGTAAATTACTTGGAGGttaaatgttgttttgtttttgtatttttcttcctagCACATATGCCCAGAACATAATAgctatttaataagtgtttgtggaATGTTGAATTAATTAGTGGGGAACAAACTGATTGACTTATTCCACTGCCCCAGAAATACACATTTAGCTCTCTGAATACATGTTACAATTGGTATGTATACAACAATCAGGTTTATTATATTCATCCCCCTATATAGCCTTCCATACATTTTATAAAACCCAATttatacacatttttatatttctcttaatacttttaagttttcattgaaattttaatttttatatctcctACATTTCTCAATCTATTCCTCCTCATGCCAGAAAAACATCTctaatactaaaaaataaaaaagatttttaaaaattggttcaACTAAACTAACCCATACATGAACCAAATCAGATGTTACAGGTATCCATATCCATAATTCCCTAACTCTGCAAATCAAGGAAAGAAGGCCTGATAATTATAACTTTATAGCatcccattttttattttattgttgatcTTTTTCCATTTACGTTGTTATAGCAattgtatacattgttttcctagttcttgTACTTTGCATCAATCTGACAGCACAATAATTGGTGCTTCTCAACTTGTTCCAccatctcctttgtttccagatctttgctactgcaaaaagTGCTACAGTAACTATTTTGGAACATATGAGATGTAGTTTTTTAAATTACTGACCTCCTTGAGGGAAGATGTCTAGCACCAGCATCTCTGGATCCAAATTGACGTTTTAGTAATTTAGCATAATcctaaattgctttctagaatgattggaccaattcaTAGTACTTTGACCAGTGTTAGACAGCTCTTTACTTTTACGgacttttccattcattttatcatttaattcTGTGAACAATCCTATGTAGTAGATAAGTATTATTTTCCctgtttaacagatgaggaaatgaagtagCTCAGGGAATTCACCTAACTTCCCCAAAGTCATAGAGCTAATAAATTACAGATTCAAACCTCAGATTTGCGATTACAACTTTGTGCTCTCTCTGTTATTGTACATATAtacccttcttttttcctcctacaATCACATATGATTGATTACATACATACACCCATATTATCATGTCTATATACCCATACCCtcttatacatattcatacataatctctcacattcacatacacattcCCAATTCACCTCTAATCTTATACATTTATAACCCATACTTTCTCACATTACCAGGTCACTGGGAAAGGTAACATTTGAGAAAGCCCTGAGTCATAGTAAGAACAGGAACTGGATGGCTGGAAGCTGTATGAGGTGGGGTTGGAGGTGCTGTCCTGGTTAAATGTTCTACAGCAGATAGTCTatggtagataaatagatagatcatTTCCTGATCTCTATGTCTTAGATTGGGGGATGTCCCCATTGGATAGAGAAAAAACTGGATAAAGGAATAAGTTAGAAGATTTCCCCTTAAGAATATGTTAAAGCATTTAATCAATCCTTGTTCCAGAGTTCCATGTTTGAAGATTACTTACATAAATACTTTTAATCATTAACTCCATGCAACCTAATAAGCTGTGTAGGACACAAGAACAGATAGCCTTAGAGAATAGAACtaaaaataattgcaaagcaGCAGCTTTAgactttataaaaggaaaaacttcctaaaagagctgaatgaaaacaacaaataataacaaaacaataatttgcatttatgtagtgctttaagatttgcaaaaaaccttaagtcattttatcctcacattaATCCtatgaaataaatactattattatcctcattttacagctggggaaactgaggcaaacaaaggttaattgacttgcccaaactagaaactagaaaaatatctgaaactgaatttaaattcagatcttcctgaccccatatCCTACACTCTATTTACTGTAGCACTTAGGTGCTTTGTGGTAGGATAGGCTGTTTCAGCATGATTTCAGGAATGTTGCAGAAAGGATTTCTGTTCAGGGAAATGGAAGAtgctaagattccttccagtctGGAGTTTATATATTCCTATGGGGTGGGTTAGGATGAAAGAGGTCCCTTTGATTCAAATATGCCCTTTCAAGAATGTTACAGAAAGGATTTTGGTTCAGGAAAACATCAGACTGTGAGATTCTTTTCCACTTGGACCTTGTCTGATCCTATGGAAGGGGATTGGATGAAGGAGCTCCCTTTGGTCCCAATGTATCCTCCTAGGATGCTCTACAGAACTTCAGGCTCTTCCTCTGGCTCCATCCCTAACCTGCCCCACTCTCTTTTTGGTTTCACCTCCCCCAGGGCCCATTTGCAGTATGCTGGTGGAGCGCTTTGGTTGCCGTGTGACAGTGATGCTAGGGGGAGTCCTGGCCAGCTCAGGCATGGTGGCCAGCTCCTTCTCCCGCTCCCTTAGCCAGCTCTACATCACAGCCGGATTCATCACAGGTGATAGCCATCAactgccttttctctttctccccctaaCCTCCTAAGCCCAGGGTTTGGTGGGATGGGGATTTGGAGGAGCAATGGCAGGAGATGGAAGGGAAGATGGTGGATCTGAGAAGTGTGGTTGGGGAGAGAAACAGATGGGCAGGTTGTTTGAAGGCAGGGGTGCTGTGTTGTTCTGGCTTGCTCCAGAAGTGATCTCTGGCTTGTTCCCAGGGGGCTGCCTCTGTCATGGGCTAGAGGCCATGCCAAGTCTTAACTGGACTAGCTAAGTGGGTGGGGAAAGGGGCAAAACTGCCACTTTAAGGAATTGTTGGTGTGGGGAATGGACCTCAACTCTCATCAAAGCTTGAGAAGACATAAGTGGATGGATCACTGAGATGGcgtcttttccttcccccttccttcccctgcaGGCCTAGGGATGTCCTTCAGCTTTCAGGCAGGCATCACAGTGTTGGGATACTACTTCTCCTACCACCGGACACTGGCCAATGCACTGGCCTCAGCTGGGGTCTCCATTGGTATAACGCTCTGGCCCCTGCTTTCCCGCTACCTCTTGGAGTCCTTCGGATGGAGAGGCACCTTCTTGATCTTTGGAGGGGTCTTCCTTCATTGCTGCATCTGTGGGGCTGTCATGAGGCCTGTGGCACGTAAGGCTGAGTCAGCCTACCCCCTACCCAACAAGGTCCCTGAACCAGGCTGTCTGTTGACTTGTGGCCAGGCTGTGCGGCGACATCTGGCCTTTGACGTCTTCCTTCAGAACCAGGGCTACCGCTTCTATACCCTGGGTGTAGTGTGGATGCTGATGGGCTTCACAGTACCCCACATCTTCCTGGTACCCTTTGCCTTGAGCCATGACGTGGAAGAACACAAGGCTGCTTTGCTTATCTCCATCATTGGCTTCAGCAACATATTCATTAGACCCATGATTGGGGTAGTCGCTGGCCGGTCAATGTTTTCAGGTCACCGTGTGTTCCTTTTCGCCCTGGCAGTCTTGTTAAATGGGCTGAGCAACCTCATTTGCGTTATCTCAGCCAGCTTCACTGTGCTAGTTTTTTATTGCTTGGTGTACAGCGTCTCCATGAGCGGCATCGGGGCTCTCGTCTTCCAGGTGCTCATGGATATAGTGCCCATGAACAGATTCTCCAGTGCCTTGGGTCTCTTCACCATCCTTGAAAGTTTCACCATCCTTGTATCTCCTCCATTGGCTGGTGAGGATAGGGAGGCTGCCAGTTGGGGAAGGAGGCTGGGGCTGGTATCTGGGAAGGGGAATTCACcctgggaggggaaaaaaagaaggtatAGGTAAGTGTGGTatcatggaaagaacactggatttgttTTGGATATTTACCATCTTTGTAatcccaggcaaatcatttaatctctcttaaaCCTAtgttcctcatctacaaaaatgaGATAAGTAAACTAGATGGCATCTAAGGCCTCTTTCAAATCTAAATATTATGAGCCTATGGCTAAGTCCCCCAGTGAAGGGAAATTGCCATATATCACTCAGACTGACTTAAGTTGATGACATAGTAGGAAAAGCATGGAATTTGAGTCCAAAGACTGGGCTGAGATCCAAGTAGCTAGCTGTATGACCTAgaacaaattttatttcctcaactataaactGCTGATGGTATCATTTGCCTTGGATATTTCCCAGGATTGTGGTGAGAATCACTCTTTGTAAATGGGAAAATGCTATGTCAGTTGTGTGGTTTTTCATCATGACCTAGGAACCTGTCAGGGAAGAGGAGTCTCAGAAATAGCTCATAAGGTCCCTGCATCCCTCACCTCTCTCAACTTGGCTTCCCTGTCCCATGCAGGTCTACTTTTGGACACTACTGGCAACTTCAGCTATATTTTCTACATGTCCAGCTTCTTCCTCATCTCAGCTGCATTCTTCATAGgactcagcttcttcatcatcctgaagaagaaaaagaaagagaagcaaataaTGGACACAGTCCATGAGGAGCCTATTGTAGAAAAGGAGCTTAACCTGAGAAACACAGAGGAGCCTGTGACTCAGTCACACTCAACAGTTACATATGTGACCTATGTGACAAGCGTCTGAGCCAAGGAACTCTAGAGGGCAAAGACCATAAGTTCTTTCTAATTTCAGGTCCTTCTGTTCTAGCCTTCATTTTTTCATGTCTCTCTGGTTTCACCCCACTCAAGGCCCATTGAAGCACTAGCTTCTTGAGCTCACTTACCCTGTGATCAGAAGGTTCCTCTCCCCTCAAAGAGGTCAGAAAGAGGAACTTATTGTATGTTTTCCCAGTCCCCTGTCTCTTCCACCTCTTGGGAAACAAGAATTCTCAGAACTAGGAGAGGCTATGAACAGCATTGGGAAGAGGGAACCAGATTTATTCTAGCAGAGACCAAGAAAAACAGTATGTTTGAATTACATGAATTACACCCAAAGACATTGTTTCCTGGAGCAGCTGGCTATAAAACTCGTTGAACTAATGGGGTGGATTAATGAAGCACAGAAAATAGGTGTGGGGTAAGTGCTATTCCCCTTaccttgtttcttctttttttttttttttctccacttggCTGGAGCAGTCTGggtggaattttttttgttgacTTGACTGGATTAAGTTTCCAAAAAGAAGCTTTCTCAGGGACCTTTAagaattgattttctttgcatGACCTGAACTTACTCTCTGTTCTGCTGCACACAGGCAGGGATGGAGTGCCATGGCCCTGATTCTGCTCAGCAGGAGTGAGTCAGTGCCCTCATTGGCACCCTCTATCATCATCAAGTAAATGTGGACTTACTCTGGATCTTTCTGCTTCCCTGTGCTAAAATCCCACCTATCTGTGCCATAAGGCAGGGATGCTTCAGGCACAAACCTTTGTATTGAACTATTTTTCCTGATAGGGCAGAAGGAAATTCAGATTCATAGAATATTTGTCAAGTGCCCATTGTATTTACCATCATGGAAAATATAaagatgagtttaaaaaaaaaacaaaactgtcagAACTTAGGAACTCATGATCTAATAGTAGGGGAGGCTGGGAGTCTGGCATGAGCCATCAGGCAGATAAATTTGCTGCTAAGTACCAGGCCTTACAAAGGTTTTTTTGTCCCCTCCCCTTCAAggtttggaggcagctaggtggcttaatCAATGGAGtaccagatctggaatcaggaagactgagttgaaatccagcctcagacacttaattgtgTGACCCCAGGTACTTAagtctatttgccttaatccagtAGAGAAGGAAtcacaaaccactctagtatctttgccaagaaaactctatcAACAAAATGGTGTAAGCGGTTCAGAAAGAATTGGTGTGACTGAACAACAGCCCTTACCAGGGGGAACAGCCCAAAGGCTTAATAGAAATCATAGTTTACTTGCACAAAAGTCTCTTTCTCCAACCTTTAAACCCTAGGTCATTGCTTTCCTCACCAACATTCCTGACTCCACTCCCACCCTCACTTTCTCATGGGGACAACAATGCCAGGGCAAGATAAGGACCAAGGACAGAGAATCAGTTTGCATAGTGAGAAGCTCTATAAGGTGGGGGAAGGTGACTTGCAGAAGGAAGTAATTTAATTTTGGAGCCACTTCCTCAAATTccattattatctcaattttcctGGGGATTTCATAACTGTGGTTCAGTACCACTTCACATTTAATCTGGATCACTTGTCTTTTCACCCACAACAAAGATCTAGAGGATCTAAAACAGAAAGGTGGGAGATTCTTGATCCTTCAATGTCCTCTCTTTTGAGTGATAAGATCCAAGTGGTATATTAATCCCCTGAAGAGGCCAGCCCCAGTAGTTGCAAGAGAACCGTGTCTTTTGGCAAGAATAAGGCTACACTTGATTTGAAGGAGTGGAAAGGACAAAGCAATGGTCTTGGTCCAATGGTCTATAGCTGTAGAACAGATTTTGAGATTCTCATTGGGTAATATGTGCAGAGTTCTCTTCTCAACCTTATGCTAAGAGGGTGACTTTGTCAACCTACCTGTCTCATGGATAAATTGGATGATCTATTGgagtctgtttctttatctgtcccTGATATACTTAGTAGTATACAACTGTAtcagataaaagagaaatgatcGAAGGAGGCATCATCATTCAATGGGAAGAGGTCTAGCCTGAAAATCAAGGTGTAATTCTGATTCTGTCTGTTAgtgtgtgattgtgggcaactTCTTTTAATGAGAATATTGGAGTTGatctcctttccaattctaaagttCATTGTGAGGAAAGCTTCTATATCCCCTTAGATTTGCACCCATTCTTACTAAACATTTTTTGGGTCCAGATATATACACATGAAACTCACAGACTATTTAACTTTGGTTCCCTCTGCCCCATTGTAAAACAAGGGAGGATGAGCCCCCAAAAAGTACCCAAATTTTAGACAGCTAGGTGAAGTGTGTGTTACCTAATTGTCAGGAAGATGCATAAAAACAGATTTAATCTGGATTTCATGTCTTACCACCCAACCCCTTGCTCATATGCTACTAGACTGGCtgctgaagcaaataggattctATGGAAAAATCATTCTTCAATGAACATTATCTTTTACtaaattgtaagtttcttgagagcagggactgtcttgtaCATCTCATTTTTATCCGTAAGTGAGAATTTACTGGTTTCCAAACACTTTCTTCACATGAACCTTGGGAGGTAGACAGGGCAAGGATAATTCTCCCCCTGAGccctagagaaggaaaaatagctTGTCAaggttttgaatccaggtcttctgtctAAAATCAAGTGTTTGCTGCTATACtatgttgtctttcttttttttttcttttttcattataagtaAGGGCTTTGGGGAAACAAGGcaaggcagttagggttaagtgatttgccttgggtcacacagttaggaagtgttaaatatctgagatcagatttgaactcaagtactcctgactccagagctggactatgcactgtgctatctagctgccccttgtctTCTTAATATTATCTGTACACAGTCCTGCTCATAAGATATTCTTGTTACACATTTATTGAATGAGTCAATCAGCAAGGGTTTATGAAGCACTTGCTATTTGTCAGGCACTGGGATAAGTAGTAGATATACAAAGACAAAGCACAAGAGTCCCTGCCCAGAAGCTTACATTCTCTATTTGGGGAGACATAGAAATagatacaaaattttttttaaagcagaccagtgattttatttttagaaggaaTTCTTGATAAGGAACCTACTCCTACATATGCAGGTCAAAATCTATTCTGCAACTTAGTGTTAATGAGCTATCTAGAGATACttagaggttgtgacttgctgaAGGTCATATAGTGTGTATAAGAAGAGGACCTGAATCCAAGGCTTCCTAACTCTTAAGACCATCTCTCCAAACTCTTCTGATCATGTAACACATATCAAGAATTTGAGCACaattctaatatatgtatattatttataataataacatgtaCTACTAAATTAATAATTGTGTGTATTACATAACatacacaaaatagaaatttttaaatgagtaaataaaatattttcaatatgacTTCATTATTAATGAGCTAAATACCTTTTTCATTGTcatgataaatattaatattaatgttatattaATTAAACAGGTTTTTAAGTGTTCACTATGTCAGGAAATATGTTCAGTACTGGGGTTACTAAGAAAGGTACAATATGATTGATTGAATATGCTTCATTAAACATAAAAATCTTATGATACAGCAGTTCAAAGGTCTTGATATAAGTACAGTTTATTTGGATATTCtaaatggctgaaaaaaaatacttcacaaGAATATATATGGCTTCAAATTCAAGAAACACATTGTTGACTACACTTACTAAATCATGATCTTCATTTTTCAGTCCTTCCACCAGTGATAAGCAGTGGTTTTTGTTGAATATAAACCAgcaaatttctttcttaatatcAATCTCACAAACTAATTGCATTTTTCTACTTTTAGCAAATAGATTCAAAATCCACTAAAAGTCttcattaggaaaattttttaatagttcagaatatttccaattttaaaaaaaaaaatttaaatgtacaGATACAAGCATAGCCCCTGCATTGTGATATACATGTTACACTCAAGCAGATGCTATCACCACAAGCACCAGTTCATGATGGAGTATGTTGGGGGATTTCTGGGAAGAGGGAGCTGAAGAAAATAAACTTAAGAATTTAATCTCCATCTTGAAACCAGCAGGGGCAAGCCAAAATTGAACCAGGTGTTGAATCAAAGGGTTTGTGCTCTCTTGCTTCTCCTTTTTGAGATGAACAGACTGTCATATTGCCACTACTATTGCTGCAGTTGTTTTGGGTGGACAAAAGTGGGGTTAAGAGACTGCCTGACAGCTAAAATTTAAGACTGGCAAAATGGTAAAATGTTTTCATCCCTACTATTTTGTGGTGGGAATGGGAATAACATCCTATAGTTGCTCAGCCCTTACCTCCTTTCCATGAGGGgtttaaagaattaaaatcagCAGCAGCCATTTTTGCTCTGCAGCTAGCAGCATATACATCTGCTTCATTCTATCCAAATGAACTGTTCTCCCCTTTGCCCACTCTCCTTTCATTGgtactttttattcttcttcatgTAAAAGAAAACCTGGCCGTCATTAGCCCATGTTGTGTGATTAGTGCTAGGGTGAATAGAGATTTGAGGAAAGATGTAGATCtagttagagagagagaaaaaacatttcaattcACTTGTTAGGTGCAGAGTAGGAGAGAAGAGCAAACTGAATACCTGGGGAACTTACAATTAAGTTTCATCGAGATAATATTCCTAAACCAGCCAGCACAAGTTTATTATAAAGGGCAAGACTGGAGTCAAGCCAATCCATTAGTTTAGATTCAGTGTTGGAACAAAATGAGTCATTTGACAGTGAAACACATGATCTATTTAGCCACAGCATACATCCAAAGAATATTCACCAGCTAGTACAGCGCTGAATTTGGGGAGGTGGGACTTTCTCCAGTCTGTATGGAAGTGTACCTAGTCGGGGAAGGGTGTGGTGAATTATGGTGTTAGACATTTTCCAAGTCTGAAGGGTACCAACTCCATCTGGATGAACCTTCTTATGCCCTTAGATGACCTGGGAGCCACATTGTCTGTCCAGCTAGAGGTCAACAGAAACAAAGGCTTGAGCTTTAAGCCCCCTGGCTGTAATGTTCTCCTACAGCAGGTTAATATTATAGATGTAAATTGACCACCCAGACCTGATTTTAAAGGCCTTGAAGCAGAGGCATGTTCTGGAAAAGAAGGGGAGTTCTTCATTACTAGGTATACCTTACACATggtattcttttccagtgcttaCCTACACATAGAATTCTTCCTATTAAACCTGCAACAATGCCCATGTTTTCTTGTAAAATGATACAGCAGGAGATACTCCTCTTATTTTCCTTATGCcttttatatgtataatacacattCCACGAAGGGTTAGTGCCCAGCTTCTGAGGGCTCCGCCAAGTAGTCTTTCAGCTTTACAGGACAAGATTTGCATCCTATTAACTCTATTCTGGGGCAGCCTCTTGTATTTGTTACGGGgtgaatataacttttttttttctatttccttactttttttttttttttttttttgagaggtaaCATACCTAGTTCATTTGCAGAAGGAAGAGATTAAGTACCTCTTAAGATGTGGTCAAGGAAAAGGTGTGTAAAGTGAGGCAAAGAGGTCAAGGACAAGAACTGGGGAAAGCCCATCAGATTTGGAGATTAAGAGCGCATTAGAAACTTTGAAAAGAACAGTTTAAGTAGAAAAAATAGTCAGACATAATGGGGTTGGCAGCCTGGGAGACTGGGAAGATGATCGTGCTCTAAGAGAAACAAGGATGCTCAGAGAGGTAGGTCGGCAATACAATAAGATATCAAATGCATAGCTACGTTACATTCAGGCTATATTAATTCATCCTATATtagtttcccccctcccccccaaaaaaaggcaaagggagaaagggagacttTGCCCTGGATGGCAGAGCCACCTGCTGAAGGGATGTGGGGGCGGGAGTGCGGAGCGCACAGCCCCAGGTGTAGGTTATGGCCGCTCTGATTAAGTAGGACATACTGGCTGCAGGCCGGGAACAATGGAACAGGACCTGTTAGGCTTCCTAACCTCTGATGGGTTTTGTCCCACCCTCAGTCAGACGTCATTGTTCTAGACTATTCTGCCAGCTCTAGGTCAAGCTTGCCCTCATACAAAATAAAGAACATGTAGTGGAAAGAGGAAGAAGCTAATGGAATCAGGGTTCACGTAGAATAATGTGCTTGGAGTGAGAGCGGAAGGAAACTAGGCCTGAGGAAGGCGAAAGTGAGCGGGGAGACAAAGGAGGCTCCAAGAAAAACGGAGGTCTGTGTGTAGAGGCAAGGGAGTCGAGACTGAAT
The Sminthopsis crassicaudata isolate SCR6 chromosome 4, ASM4859323v1, whole genome shotgun sequence genome window above contains:
- the SLC16A5 gene encoding LOW QUALITY PROTEIN: monocarboxylate transporter 6 (The sequence of the model RefSeq protein was modified relative to this genomic sequence to represent the inferred CDS: inserted 2 bases in 1 codon), whose amino-acid sequence is MHQAQEQTESSWSWVVLLATVVTQAXDTGFPTCIGIFFTDLQHDFQASNSETSWFPSIQISLLHAGGPICSMLVERFGCRVTVMLGGVLASSGMVASSFSRSLSQLYITAGFITGLGMSFSFQAGITVLGYYFSYHRTLANALASAGVSIGITLWPLLSRYLLESFGWRGTFLIFGGVFLHCCICGAVMRPVARKAESAYPLPNKVPEPGCLLTCGQAVRRHLAFDVFLQNQGYRFYTLGVVWMLMGFTVPHIFLVPFALSHDVEEHKAALLISIIGFSNIFIRPMIGVVAGRSMFSGHRVFLFALAVLLNGLSNLICVISASFTVLVFYCLVYSVSMSGIGALVFQVLMDIVPMNRFSSALGLFTILESFTILVSPPLAGLLLDTTGNFSYIFYMSSFFLISAAFFIGLSFFIILKKKKKEKQIMDTVHEEPIVEKELNLRNTEEPVTQSHSTVTYVTYVTSV